In a genomic window of Telopea speciosissima isolate NSW1024214 ecotype Mountain lineage chromosome 5, Tspe_v1, whole genome shotgun sequence:
- the LOC122661950 gene encoding uncharacterized protein LOC122661950, whose amino-acid sequence MATFSFLRNRYWILRHGKSIPNERGLIVASMENGILPEFQLASEGVTQAQLAGESFQKKLKENKIPLENVRICYSPFSRTRHTAEVVASVLNLPFEDPQCKVVEELRERFFGPSFELQSHDKYPEIWDLDAKDPFIQPEGGESVADVVSRLATAMATIEAEFHGCTVLIVSHGDPLQILQTILHSANQQAGSTGGDIMSRLQAVRIPSVMSQHRKFALSTGELRPIS is encoded by the exons ATGGCAACGTTCTCTTTCCTTCGCAACAGATACTGGATTCTGAGACATGGTAAAAGCATTCCTAACGAAAGGGGCCTCATCGTTGCTTCTATG GAAAATGGCATACTTCCAGAATTTCAGTTAGCGtctgaaggagttactcaagcACAATTGGCAGGAGAATCATTCCAGAAG AAACTGAAGGAAAATAAGATACCGCTTGAAAATGTTAGGATTTGCTACTCTCCATTTTCAAGAACAAGGCATACGGCTGAGGTTGTTGCTTCGGTATTGAATCTTCCATTTGAAGATCCTCAGTGTAAG GTGGTGGAAGAACTCCGAGAACGGTTCTTTGGTCCGTCTTTTGAACTTCAGTCACATGATAAA TATCCAGAGATATGGGATCTTGATGCGAAGGATCCATTCATACAGCCAGAAGGTGGAGAAAGTGTTGCAGATGTTGTTTCCAGACTTGCAACTGCTATGGCAACCATAGAGGCAGAGTTTCATGG ATGCACTGTTTTGATTGTCAGTCATGGTGACCCTCTTCAAATCCTACAAACAATTCTCCATTCAGCTAATCAGCAGGCTGGATCTACTGGTGGAGACATTATGTCAAGATTACAAGCAGTTAGAATTCCTTCTGTAATGTCACAACATCGGAAGTTTGCATTATCTACTGGAGAGCTCCGGCCAATATCGTAA